Below is a genomic region from Miscanthus floridulus cultivar M001 chromosome 1, ASM1932011v1, whole genome shotgun sequence.
CAAGGTTTTTGATTGAAATACGTGTCCATGCGCGTTCTAGAGATGGCATCGGCAGAGGTCCTACTCAGACAGTCATACCACTTCTCCATGCCCGATGGACTGTGCTTTTTGTGATGCAGCCAGTGCTTTTGTCTGGCAAGTTCGTCAACATCTGACGACGCATTGCTCCAGCCAGCGTACGTGACTACGTGTCAGTGTGTCCCTGCAGATTTGTTCGGTGATCTTTGTTGTTTTGCTCCATGCGTGATGCAGTAAACTCTTGGCATCGAAAACTCGCAATGGGGCAATGAACGTCCGTATCTGGGCGCAGAACATCAGACCAAGAATCTCAGCTTACTTTAGTGGTCTAGTGGGCTGTGCTCCACGCCGCGGGCGTGGGCGTCGGACCAAAAGGTCGCGTGGTTTCTGGAGACGGGCGATTTCTGGACCCAACACGCATCAATCAATGAATCAGGTAGATCGACTGTGccttccctcaaaaaaaaaaaaaatggaatgTGCCTGTGCCAGAATGTCGTTTTGGCTGGTTTGCATATTGTGCTCAGTGTCACTCAATCAGGACATCAGGTAGGTCCCCTATCATCCACCGGTTGTACTAAAAAGATAACAGTGTGATGAGACAGTTGTAGGCTAATATATCTGCAACAAATGCTTCCATAACGTGGCTGGATGACCCAAAGTCGTGCAAGGAAACCAAATGGCATTGGCATTGCTGCTTGCAGACCACCAACAAGCATCTCAGCTACGAATTACAGACTTATTACTCTTCTTCCGGTACTGATCTCCAAGAAGACCCACTTCTTGGAATTATTAACCGAACTTGTTTTTCCAGGACCTCCATTGATCGATCGACATATAATAACCAAAGAAAAACAAGGCTCAAGAGGACACGATGCCAAGCACAATGCAGAGGTATCATCATGCTTCCCATCCCCTGAGGACGGTGGCGCGCGCGACGCGGTTGACGCCCAGCGTGAAGGCGCCCATGCGGAGGTCGCAGTTGTGGCTCCGGCACATCTCCTTCACGTTCCCGAAGGCGCGCGTCATGTACGTCCGGAGCTCTGCGTTCACCTTCTCCTCGTCCCACATGAACCCCTGGATGTTCTGAACAATCCAAAGCACGTGCCCACAGCCACGGTTCAATTTACATTACAAGTGTTCTGTAGTCTGTGTGGAAGCACAGGAACACTGTGCGGTGACAGATGGGCAGCTCAAAGGAGAAGAACTACGGACCTGAACCCACTCGAAGTAGCTCACTGTGACGCCACCAGAGTTGGCAAGGATGTCGGGGAGGATGAGGACACCTTTCTTTGAGAGGATCTGGGGATGGAATGGAATTACAGGGGGGGAATCAGAAAACAGTCAGTTTCTTCACCGTCAGTCTCTCTGAAACTGTTAAGGTTTCAACTTGCCTCGTCTGCCTCTGGGTCTGAGGGGTGATTGGCAGCCTCGATAATGTACTTCGCTTTTATGTCGTTAGCATTATCCctgtcaaaaaaaaaatgcaaacgAACAATTTATTCATCCTGAAGTCACAGGAACAACTAGGATGTAATAACTGAAAATAATCTGCTTTTCAGTACGGTGAAAATGACTGCAATGAGAAGAATCTTACTTATTTATGACTCCCCCAAGCGCTGCTGGGATGAGGACGTCGCACTCTTCAGTGAGCAATGAGTTTGGATCGATGGCATCTCCCCCGTTGAAGCCCTTGATCCCTCTGTTCTCGGCCGAGTGCTTCACTAGCTGAGCGATGTCAAGGCCATTGACATTTTTTACAGCGCCTGTGACATCACTGATAGCAATCACCTTGCCACCGGCTTCATTGATCAGCTGAGCTGCCCAGGAACCTACATTTCCGAATCCCTGAAAAGGGTTCAAGCAAAGGCACCTGTTACTGAAGAGATAACCTTTGCAGATTAAATGTTCAGCTATGAATGATTTTCAATGATAAACTGACAAGGTAACCTTAATCATGAATTGTTCTCGTAATCGGAGCCGAAAGGTGTATATTATGCAATTGACAGTCTGAAAATTAACCTAGACATCATTTACCTGTATGACGAAACGCTGGCCTGCAATGCTTTTGCCATGCTCTGCAAGCAAAGCTTCAGTAGCAAACAGAACTCCCCTTCCAGTAGCTGCATCTCTTCCCAACGATCCTCCAAGGTCCTGTGTGTTGAGCAGGAAATTCACAATACATGCAAGATAATGAGAAGGTAAGCCAGCATCCTCTGAAGAGTCAAATACTTTGCTTCTACCAAATAATCATTATGCCTGCTAAACACGTAATCTTGTTGCATCCTAGATAAATTCCAATGGATTGTGCTTGATAAAATTCCTAATTTGACCACCCTTTTAGAAATCTTCAGTATTTTACAATTTTGATCTGGAAACATATTTTTCAGTACATATATGTTTTTGAGGGAATCAGTACATATATGTGTTGAAACCACAATATAGATAGTTACTTACAACAGGCTTTCCTGTCACAACAGCAGGTGAGTAACCATGGAACTTTGAGTATTCATCAAGTATCCATGCCATTGTCTACATCCATAAAACAAACAAAATAGGCCATATTAAAATAAACATATACAGATAACCAATTCTCATCAAAGTCCTTTATGAAATAATATATAAAGGAAAATAACCTGTGAGTTGGTGCCCATATCTGGAGCTGGAACATCAGTATGGATGCCAATTAAGTCATGGATTTTCTGAGTAAAAACTCGGGTAAGCCTCTCAAGCTCGGAGATGCTCAGGTCTCCAGGGCTACATCCTATTCCACCTTTAGCTCCTCCATATGGTATGTTAGCCACTGCTGTTTTCCATGTCATCAGTTGTGCCAAGGCATTGACTTCATCAGGATCAACCTGagttgttaaaggaatttaaatgTCAGGACCAGGTTTCACCAACGGATTTCAAAGAGTCTTAAATAAAGAGCAAAATTAATTTGAAGCAAATGGATAGAATCATATAGTGTGACCCATATACTCGGATATTGTGAGTTGTCCCTAAGTAGATAGTGGAAATCCAATATTTCAGCAATACATGGGATTCCTAAAAACTATGAATTTATGCTTAAGGACCATTTCATCTCTTTATGCTTAAGGAAATAGAGCCAGAATGCAACCCCATACTTTCTGTTGTTCCCAGTTTTCAATATACTTATACTTGGTCTCAAGAAACAATCCAATacatttttgtttttcatttcttcaaggaGATATCTCAAAACTAACATGGTCCACTGAGATATGTTGTGTATGACAGATTTATGCTTAAGGAAATAGAGCCAGAATGACTTTCAAAAAAGAAATAGAGCCAGAATGCAACCCCATATAGCTCAGATATTGTTTTGTTGTTCCCAGTTTTCAATATACTTGGTCTCAAGAAACAATTCGATATacttttgtttttcatttcttcAGGTAGATATCTCAAAATTAACATGATCCATTGAGATATGCTGCCTATGGCAGATTCCTGAAAAATCTAGAATTTATACTTAAGGATTGTTTGAAGCCTTTATGCTTAAGGACCATTTCAGGTCGGCAAAGGTGTGGAAAGAATCAAATGCTGACTAGTGTTACAGATAACAAAAGAATGGAGCAACATATTTGCTTACCTCATGGTGGTATCTGATTCCACCCTTCATAGGTCCCCTAGCGTTGTCATGTTGAACCCTAAATCCAACATAGGATGCCAAAGTCCCATCATCTTTTGGGATTGTGCATTCAACCTGCAACCACAAATTGCTTGTTACTTAAAAGTTGAACATACTGTTTCAGATGGGGGAAAAGCCCAGAACCTTATCATCAGGAATACAGGAACCACACTGAGCAAGTGAAACAGCGGGAAACAGTGGAACCACCCTGAGCAAGTGAAACAGCGGGAAACAGTTTACCAGATCTAAAAGAACTGTGGTGGTTTTATCACCTTGATCTCCCTGAATGGAATGAGCAAGCTCTTCTCCAGCTTGGAGTCGAGGCCCAGCAGCTTAGCTGCCTGCTTGAAGTTCCTGCTTGTTGCTGCCAATGCATTCATCCTGTTCGACGAAATCTCCCTTCAGAAGCAGACCTGAAATGGAATCTGGAAGCCCAATGGGATGAGCAAGAACCCAGAAAGCCTAACTACAAGAGCTAGAagcataaaaaaaatcaaacctgTTCAAGAAAATCAAGGATATATTTTTCTATCTTCCCAAGGAACAACAAAATGTAGTTACTGAGGAGAGGATGTCCAAGCTCTGGAGGAGTTTCAAGGTTAGCAGGACTATATATAGCCACTTGGTGAGGTTTGGTTCGGTCAAGAAAGGACAGGCAGGTTGCTAGATGATAATAGCGACAAATCGCGGTTACTTCCCTATAACACAACTTTTCTGGTAGAATAATCTGCTGTCAAGCTATGTGAAGGTACCAATCCTTTACCATTGCTGTGTTGGAGGCTGATCTCTTTCAGGGATCTGGTCATGAATTCGTGATTCAGACAGTCCCAAAGAGGTCAGGCACTCACTGCTTCTTTAGTTCTTTTCGTATAGAAGCATCCAGCATTTCAGCCGTAAAACCAGTAAAAATGGTGGTCAAGAAAGTCTCTCTCCACTTCAGCAATAGAAATATGCCTACTCGGTTAGATCTACAAATTGTACTTGGCCTGGTGACATAGGTCTGTACTGATTGTACAGCCAGTGTCACATGCTGAGTATTCAATTGCTGATTTTCAGCCCGTGAAGAGAACATAAGGAGATTTTCTTTTAAGTAATAAAGAAAATAACTAAGGCTGCCCTTTTATTCTAATGAACTGGAACCAGATGTGCCAAACTGTACAGGCAAAGCAAAGAGAAACCACAAGGCAAAGAACTACAGAGTACTACGGTTGCCATAGTACAAATATGGCAAACATAATTCAAAAGGTATACGTATGCAGCTCTTCTACATGTTTGCTAGTGTACAGTTTCACATGGTTGCCATTTAGTTAGACGCAATTATGACTAATGCAGCGAAAAAGTTTCATTATAAATGTTACTGACAACATTATCTGTGCAGATTCAGAAATACCACGGAGGATATTCAGTTTTGAAAAGCACATGGCTGACTCAGCAATGACAGGCCGTGGAATTATTGAGGCCTTCGGTGTTTCATCTCTTAGTATATTATACCAACTAAATCACAAATTTGTCATGGACTGGAAGCTTGCTTTTGCCCTCAAATCAAGGCTTATTCAGAGTTCAGACAATGCATTAAACATGACATAGCCATATCTATGCTGTGCAGCATGT
It encodes:
- the LOC136478106 gene encoding glutamate dehydrogenase isoform X1; protein product: MNALAATSRNFKQAAKLLGLDSKLEKSLLIPFREIKVECTIPKDDGTLASYVGFRVQHDNARGPMKGGIRYHHEVDPDEVNALAQLMTWKTAVANIPYGGAKGGIGCSPGDLSISELERLTRVFTQKIHDLIGIHTDVPAPDMGTNSQTMAWILDEYSKFHGYSPAVVTGKPVDLGGSLGRDAATGRGVLFATEALLAEHGKSIAGQRFVIQGFGNVGSWAAQLINEAGGKVIAISDVTGAVKNVNGLDIAQLVKHSAENRGIKGFNGGDAIDPNSLLTEECDVLIPAALGGVINKDNANDIKAKYIIEAANHPSDPEADEILSKKGVLILPDILANSGGVTVSYFEWVQNIQGFMWDEEKVNAELRTYMTRAFGNVKEMCRSHNCDLRMGAFTLGVNRVARATVLRGWEA
- the LOC136478106 gene encoding glutamate dehydrogenase isoform X2, whose translation is MKGGIRYHHEVDPDEVNALAQLMTWKTAVANIPYGGAKGGIGCSPGDLSISELERLTRVFTQKIHDLIGIHTDVPAPDMGTNSQTMAWILDEYSKFHGYSPAVVTGKPVDLGGSLGRDAATGRGVLFATEALLAEHGKSIAGQRFVIQGFGNVGSWAAQLINEAGGKVIAISDVTGAVKNVNGLDIAQLVKHSAENRGIKGFNGGDAIDPNSLLTEECDVLIPAALGGVINKDNANDIKAKYIIEAANHPSDPEADEILSKKGVLILPDILANSGGVTVSYFEWVQNIQGFMWDEEKVNAELRTYMTRAFGNVKEMCRSHNCDLRMGAFTLGVNRVARATVLRGWEA